From Lewinellaceae bacterium:
AAGAACTCCTTACTGGTAAAACCCGACTGGTGTGAGTACTCAAAGCATCGGCAAACTCGAACGTGCCACCCAGAATCGGGTATTAAAACTGTTCCAGCAAGAGTTGGGCTACGACTATCTGGGTGACTGGGTGGATGAAACTCGGACCATCCCCGTCGAGGAGGACCTGCTATACAATTACCTGGTCAATATCAAAGGGTACTCTGAAACCCTCGCCAACAAAGCAATCGAGAAGTTTGACCGAGCGGTCTCCACTATTGGTGTCGGTCTATATGAGGCCAACAAGGAGGTGTATAAACTACTTCGCTATGGTGTCAATGTCCGGGAAGAACTTGGAGAAGCCAAGGAAAATGTCTTCCTGATCGATTGGGAGAACCCGTTGAATAATGAATTCGGAGTAGCTGAAGAAGTCACTTTTCACGGCAAGCACAATAAGCGACCTGATGTCGTCATCTATGTCAATGGGATTGCCTTGGGAGTCCTTGAGTTGAAGCGATCAAAAGTATCGGTATCCGAGGGTATACGACAGAACCTGGACAACCAGAAGAAGGATTTCATCCCGAAATTCTTCACCACCATACAATTGGTCATGGCGGGCAGCGATGCACAAGGGTTACGCTATGGTACCATCGGAACCACCGAAAAGTACTACCTCAAGTGGAAAGAAGAGTCAGATCGTTCATACGATTATTCACTAGACAAACATCTTGCCCAAATTTGCCAAAAAGAGCGATTCTTAGAGCTGATCCATGATTTTGTGGTGTTCGACAAGGGCATCAAAAAAATCTGCCGTCCCAACCAATATTTTGGTATCAAAGCCGCTCAAGAGCGAGTCAGTCACCGAGAGGGAGGTATCCTTTGGCACACCCAAGGTTCTGGCAAGAGTCTGACCATGGTTTGGCTCACCAAATGGATACGTGAGCATGTCAAAGATAGCCGTGTACTGATCATCACCGATCGGGAGGAATTGGATGAACAAATCGAGAAGACGTTTCTAGGTGTTGATGAGCATATTTACCGTACCAAGAGTGGTAGAGACCTGCTCAATACGCTGAATGAAAAGAAACCGTGGCTGATCTGTAGTCTGGTCCACAAATTTGGGAGACGATCTGATGATTCGGACTATGAAAACTATGTTAAAGACATACGTTCCAGTTTACCTACTAACTTCCAAGCCAAAGGTGATATCTATGTCTTTGTAGATGAGTGTCACCGCACACAGTCTGGTATCCTGCATGATGCGATGAAAGAAATCTTACCAGATGCGTTGTTTATTGGGTTTACGGGGACACCGCTTCTAAAGAAAGACAAAGCCAAGTCAATCGAAATCTTCGGAAGCTACATTGGCAGGCCCTATAAATTTGACGAAGCAGTCGAAGATGGAGTAGTCCTGGACCTCCTTTACGAAGCACGTGATGTGGAACAGTTCGTGACCGATCAGCAAGGCATCGACGATTGGTTTGAAGCAGAGACTAAAGGACTGACCGATGTAGCAAAAGTAGAGCTCAAGAAGCGATGGGGCAAAATGCAGGAAGTACTTGGATCAAAAGCCCGATTGGAAAAAATCGTCTACGATATCATCCGGGATTTCAAGGTCAAACCCCGGTTGTCTACTGGTGAAGGTAATGCGATGCTGGTTTCCAGCAGTGTCTACCAGGCCTGCCGGTACTATGAATTATTCCAAAGTGTTGGATTTAAAGAATGTGCGATTATTACCTCCTACGAGCCACATCATGGTGACATTAAAGGGGAAGAGACTGGTGAAGGAAATCCTACAGAAGCGCTGAAAAAATACGAAGTCTACCAGCAAATGCTTGGCAATCGATCGGTGGAGGAATTTGAGAAAGAAGCCAAGTCGAAGTTCATCAATGAACCAGGCAAGATGAAGTTGCTGATCGTGGTAGACAAACTGCTCACGGGTTTTGATGCACCATCAGCCACCTACCTCTACATTGACAAGTCCATGCAAGATCATGGCTTATTCCAGGCTATCTGTCGGGTCAATCGGGTGGATACGGAGAGCAAGACCTATGGATATATCATTGACTATAAGGACTTGTTCATGAGCCTCGAACGGTCGATCAATGATTATACCTCAGCGGCGTTCGAACAATACGATGGAGAAGATATCAAAGGGCTGTTGGCAGATCGATATGAAGTATCTAGGAACAATCTGGAGAATGCCTTAGAAGCAGTAATTGCTATCTGTGAACCGGTCTATCCACCGAAAGAAGAACCACAGTTTATTGGATACTTCTGTGGCGATCCTGAGGATTCGGAAGCTATCATTGCAACAGAAGAAAGAAGGGTGGCTCTGTACAAAGCCGTGGTAAAGCTTATTCGAGCCTACACCGAGATTGCCAATGAAATGCACAAAGTTGGTTATTACCAGGAAGAAGCAGAGAAGATCAAACGGCAGGTAAAGTTTTACACAGACCTACGAGAAACCATCAAAAGAGCAAGTGGAGACTGGGTTGATCTGAAAGCATATGAGGGTGGTATGCGCCAGTTGATGGATATGTATCTCGATGCCAAATCCAGCCGGAAAATCTCCTACTTCGAAAATGATTCGCTGGTCGATCTCATCTCGAATGTATCAGAACCATTGGCAGAATATGGTAGTAAGAGTCCGAAAGAAGTAATAGCGGAGACCATTGAGAACAATGTCAGGAGGGTGATCATCGAAGAGCGACAGACCAATCCGAAGTACTTCGAGAGAATGTCGCAATTACTGAATGAGTTGATCCGTCAGCGCAAAGAAAAGGCGATTGCTTACGAAATGTATCTGGAAAAGATCAAGGAGCTGGCTGAGAAAATAAGTAAGCCCTCGGAAACCACTTCCTATCCACATACACTTAAGACCAATGCCACCAGAGCATTGTTTGACAATCTAGGTCAGAACGAAAGTATGGCTATTGGGGTGGATGCTGTCATCCAGGCGACAAAGCTCGATGGGTGGCGTGATGGAGGTATCAAAGAAAGGAAGCTCAAGCTAGCGGTACTTGCAGTGCTACCAGAAAAGGATAAACTACGGATCGACGAGATCATGGACATTATAAAAGCTCAGCGTGATTACTAGGGAGCAGATCATGATTGGCAATGTGGAGATTGATGTCGTGCGCAAGGACATCAAAAACATGCATTTGGCGGTATATCCACCAAATGGTCGCATTCGTCTTGCTGCTCCTATTAAGACCGATCATGAAGTCGTCCGGCTCTTCGCTATCTCCAAGCTGGGATGGATCAAGAAGCATGTCAAATCCTTCCAGGATCAACGACGGGAAACACCAAGAAGCTATGTTTCAGGAGAGAGCCATTATTATCAGGGCAAACGTTATTTGCTGGAGGTCATTGAGCGTAAGGGCATCAATAAGATAGAACTGAGCGGTAACAAGAAGATCAAGATGTATGTGCGTCCTGGGACAACAGAATCCATCCGTGCTCAAGTGATGAAAGAATGGTATCGCAAGCAGCTCAAGGCTCAGATTCCAGAACTGCTGGAGAAGTGGGAGAAGATCATCGGCGTCACATCCAATGACTGGGGAGTAAAGCAAATGCGCACAAAGTGGGGAGCCTGCAATTCCGATGTCAAGCGTATCTGGTTGAATCTGGAACTGGCCAAGAAACCACCAATCTGTCTGGAATACATCATCGTCCACGAGCTAGTGCACCTATTGGAACGTCATCATAACAACCGTTTCGGGGCGTATATGGACAAATTTATGCCCAAGTGGAGATTGTATCGGGACCAGCTCAACGAGTTGCCTGTAGCGCATGGGGATTGGGGATATTGATGAAAACTTTAAGTTATGAATAACGCGTTGAGTGGTTAAGCTGCCAAAGCATGTTTGGTTTGGTTTATAGGACGGTTGTTTAAATAATTCCAGTATTGCTTAAAAGTTTTGGCTGCAACTTTCGTAATAATCCTGATTTCAAAACCATCAAATCTTTTGGCATAATTCTGTCTGATGGCGTATTCATCACAGTATTGAGAAAAGACCACTTCTATTGTTTTACGCTTTAATTTAAGGATTGGATTGTAAGCTTGATAGTCCTTTTGATTTCTTCGATACGGCACATGAACTTTAAGTCCGGTCTCTTCGAATAATCGTAATTGTGTGGAGTGTCCAATATATGCTCGATCTCCCAATAATTCTCGTCGATAAAGATGCTCATCGTCCATGGATATCTCTTTTAAAAAAGCATTGTCGTGGACGTTTGCAGAGGTGACTAAAAGATCTCTATATACACCTGATTCTGTGGTAATTAAATGGATTTTATAGCCAATAAAGTAACCACCCATAATCGCGTTGTAACCCTTATTGGCCAGTACCTCGTCCATTTCCGGTCTCCGGCAAGCTTTAGAAAACTTCTCCCGTATAATCTTGCAGGTAGGAACTGGGATGGAGTCTATAATAAAGGAATCATTATCGTTAACTAATGGTAATGCAAGGCGCTCCGTACATACCAAAAAGATATATCGAAGGGCCTTCTTTCTGCGGTTATACGAGGTGCGATGTACAAGGTTTGGAAATAGGAAAGGGTAGTCTTTTTGGATCTTGGACCAGAGAAGATTTTCAGAGGTTATCTGCAAGCTCTCGGCGGCCAAAGTCAGGCTTATTATCTCCAGATCTGACATGGATGGGGCATTGGGATAGTATCGATGGTTGCCGTCAGAATCAAAACAATCTTTGGCTACTGTCTTTAGAGTCCTGCGGATTTTTGTGTAAATTGACTTGAGATCATGCATATCAGTAGTTTTAAGATTTGTCGTTATTTCTTTAAAATACTGATTTTCAAACAAATGCATGATCTTTTTTATTAATATTTCAACCACTCAACGCGTTATGAATAATGCCAAAGATCTTTTCATTTCAGAAAAAACGAAATATTGGTGCTGTACAAAAAAGTAGTTGAAGTGCAACAATCAGGGGATATAGTTTTTGTTGACAATATAATCTTTAGAGCTACAGGTTCGTCCAAAACATAAATACACCTCAGCGGAATAGTGTATTTAACTAAGATTTGTTCTTATTTCAACTTCGTTCATATCTTTAAGGGTAAGGTTGTAAATTAATATAATTGAATATTTATGATCTCTTTATTGTAATTAATACCTTATGGTAGACAACGATTTACAATTTGAAAAATGTTTTGCCCCCAAGGCAATGATGCTCTCTTGGGAAAGGGCTAACATAAGTATAGGCAGTGATGCAAAGGATTACTTTGGTATAAGTATTTATCAATCAAACATAAAGAAAAGGTTAGATCAATTGTCAGAGCGAATTTTGAATGGTAAGTATCAGCCACTTAGGCCATTCAAATACTTTGAACCTAAGAGTACCGGTACCCAGCGAACAAAGACAGTGTTGAATATCGAAGATGCCCTTGTTTATCAAGCGATAGGAAATCATATTGCTGAATTACTATATCAGGAATTAGAGGAAACTCGTCAATCCGTTTTCGGTAGTGTTTTAAATGCAAATGTAAAAAATGGGGTCAAATTACTAGATGAGGAAACCGAAGATTATTATTTTTTTGAATACTATGTTAATCTCTACAATAGGTTTATCGACAGTATTGAAGCAACAGTTAAGATCAAATCTATTACCCACATATTAGAAACAGACATTACAGGTTTTTTCGATGCAATTCCGCATTCAGTATTAATCCTTGAATTAAAAAAGCGAGGAGTGAGTAAACCAATATTGGATTTACTTGCAATATGTCTCAACGTGTGGTCTGGAACAAGAGATGAGATCACTCCTGGTGTAGGCATACCGCAAGGGCCAGCAGCATCATATCTATTTGCTAATATCCTTTTAGATAGACTGGATCGGTTTGTAATCAAAACCGGTGTTTATTATTACCGTTTCATGGACGATATTCGGATTTATGGCAAATCAAATAATGAACTCCTATCTATACTTGTAGGAGTTGACCGATGTCTAAAAGGAATGTCTCTAAGTCTAAATGCTCAAAAAACTTCAATAAAATCCATTGATGACCTTGACAAGGAAAAAGATCAAATATTGGACTCATCCACTTTTGAAATCGAACTTGATGCATTAGACTTTGATCCCGAAACTAAGGAGCAAATAAAATCCGATCCTATTGGTGGAGATTCCGAAATAAAAATCATCGATAACATTTATGCTACTAAGCTTTATCAATTGTTAATCGGTAAGGCTGAAAATAATATTGGCGATTTAGTTTATGGGGAGGATAATGATGACCTATTAAGACCTACAAAAGTTAGGGAATTTCTTACACTTGCTCATGATTGGCGAAAACTGGCGCGAGCATTATCTGGAAATAGCGATTGGAAACCAGATCATTCTTTCATTCCTGTTTGGCTTAATTCCATCCCCAAATTTTATTGGAAATCAAATCATATTGTATGGAATCTGAGGTATTATAGCCTTGATGGATACTATGAAAAAATCAATGAGCTAATAGATCACTTCAACGACTATGAGTGGATTCAATATCAATTACTTCAACTTATTGGAGAGTTAGTGCTTGATGACAAAGAAAAACAACTTGAATGTATTCGCAAAATAAATGTAACAAGCAGTCCGCTTGTTAGATTGGGCTACTATAAAGTTATGCTCCATACAATCAAGACTGATTCAAAGCTATTTGAAACATTAGCTATCAGCCTAAAAGCTGAAGAGAATGAATTCGTGAAAAATTCAGTAATGAATGCAATACATTTGAATTTTAGCAAAATCAGTCTTGATATACTTAATAATTGGTTCCGCTAATGAGCTATTTAGATACATTGGAAGAAATCAAAGGTATTGTCGAGAGGACGGAAGAGTTTAATTATGCTCAACGCATTCTCCTTTTGGATATACTGGGAGAAAAAATCCAAGTGGAAAATATGTCAGATGATAAATTTGTGGCCTACTATGAAGATGTTACAAAGTCTGAGCTAAACTTTAATTTTAAAGACACCTTAGGAGAAGCTCCCTATAATTCTGCATCTGCTGCTGCAGCAAATTGTTTTTCTGTTGTTGACAGGTTTGATAATCTAAGGTCAGATCATTCCTTATACCCATGGTTGACGAATGCTATTAAATTTACGGATGAGATAGTACTGCATTATATTCAAGAAGTTTGTGGAGAGGCGGTGACAAATCACCCTGATCATGGGATAGAAAGGTCGCGCTATATTCAAATCAATAGTAAGGTATATTCTGCACAAGTCGCTGGTAATAATATGAATATTTTGTTTGATGAGCGCAATAAACTTGAGCATAGGACTAAAAGAGATCAAGTAAGCGGAAGGCAAATTATAATCGTTCCAGACTATACGAAAACTAAAAAGAAAATAGAGAAGCTTTATCCCAAAGCACTTCTCTCATTTTTGAAAGCATATACAGAATTCTATGGTATAGCTTGATACACCGGAATTAACTGAGTTGTAGTATCTATGATATCCGGGCCACCACAGCCGTGTTATTATCGCTCGAATGTTCGGTACAATGTTTTTTAATCTCACAAATGATCTTCCAGGTATCCGCCATTCTGCTGACCAGGGTGGAAAGTCCCTCGTTCGTCCATGACTCCAATACACCATCGCTACATACCATAATAATGTCCCCATTATCAACTGACTTAAGTTGAGTAACGGATGCTTTCACCTGGTGATCTTTCTTCCCTTGCAAAATCCGGGTAATAACATTGCGTTTTGGGTGATCGGTAGCCTGCTCTGGTGTGATTATGCCAGCATCAATAAGTTCTTGAACAAAGGAGTGGTCTTTGCTCACCCATTTTATAGTCCCATCTGCTGCAAAATGATAAATCCGGCTGTCTCCAATATGTATGGCATAGATTTGATCTTCAACCTGGACTACCATGGCCAGGGTAGCTCCCAGCCCGTGGGACTCAGGATTTTCTCTGACCTGCTCCCATAAAGTCTGCAAGATAGCAGAAGTTAGGTTTTGAGCCCATGCCGGGATGTCATGCCCACCAGGAGGATTGTTTGTCAAGAAGGATTTTGTGACACTGCTTACGATTTCAGAAGCTTTATCCCCTTTAGCCAATCCACCGACACCGTCTGATACCAATAGATAATTTAAGCCACAGGACCAATGATCTTCCTGGAAGTCCCTTTTACCTTGATGGGTGTAGTAGGATATTGAGGTTAGTTGCATTATCTAAATATTTCTTCTGTAAAAGAATAAAAGCGCCATAGCTTAAGTCCTACACAAACGAAATCCAATATGGTCGCGGCGTAACAACCAGAAATCATCTCCGTAGTAGTTCCGATAGGCAACCTGGCAGAGCCTTGCATTATAGCGAAAGGCTCCGCCGCGGATCACCGGAGTGATAATGCCTGGGACATCATAGTGGTTGCTCGTATATTCCAATACATTGCCACTCATGTCGTGCAAGCCATAGCCGTTCGGAAGTTTTTGTCCTACCGGGTGCGTTTTTCCTCCACTGTTGTCCCTAAACCATCCCACATCATTAAGGTCGTTGCTACCGGCAAACTTAGTCCCGTCTGCTCCACCTGCCCTCGCAGCATATTCCCACTCTTCTTCCGTAGGTAACCTGTATTGCTCACCACTTAGTCGATTTAGCTTTTGAATAAATATAACTAAATATGATTGGCCTATTTGCTCTACCGGACACCGGGCACACCCTTTATTTCGACTTGGATTCTCTCCCATAATTGCTTCCCATTGCTCCTGCGTCACCTCATACTTACCCATGTAGAACATTCTGACACTTATCTGCCGGGCAGGCTTCATATCATCACAATTATCTCCCTGCTCAGATGTACAGCCGATCATACAACTGCCTCCCGGGATAGGTACCATTGAGGCTTTAATCTCTGCTGCGGCTTTTCCTGATGCAGTTAATACATTCTCTGGACAGCCATTGTTTTTAGCTACCCCGAATTCAGTTGGGCATATATCCTTTATGTCTGGTACATCATCGCCGTCACTATCATTCTCAAGCCTCTTAGGGTTTAGACTATTCATAATATCGATGCCAGTCAACTCCCATTCAACCCAAGTCCGACCATCCGAGTCCTTTGGCATTTCAGGTGCTTTCTTTGGAGAATTTTGAATAATTACATCTCTAGTTTTACTTCCGGACAAACCTTGCAATAAGAAATATCCTCCTACGCCAATCAGAAAGAACAAAGGCAACACCCACCAAAACTTATGGAGAGGACTAGGTGATGCGGTAGCAGGTTGAGGATCTGTCTTTTCTGCTACGATCGTCTCTTCATTGCTAAGTATTGGCGTTTCCCTAGCAGGTTTTTCTCCAGGGGACTTCCACGACCCTCCCGCGATAATTTCCTGCACATCTTTGACCGTTTTTACTCTCTGCATAGGATCCGCTATCAGACACGCATTGATTACCCGCTGCCAGGGTTGCGGTACGCTTTTGATCGCTTCCGGTATAGCTGCCCGGTTGATCTTTTTTACAATCTCAGCCTGGGCTGTCTCCGTACCGGTATCCGACTCAGGGGTAAAAGGTGTTCTCCCTACAAACAACTCATACAACACCACGCCCAAACTCCAAAGATCTACGTTCTTTCGTATTTCCTCGCCTGCCAGCTGCTCGGGGGCCACATACAGCAAACTACCTCCCGCAAAACTATTGCTGAAGTAACTCTTATCCGTATCGGCAAACTGCTTGCTCAATCCAAAATCGGCGATCTTGGGGACCAAATCACCCTTGTATCCCCGGGTCATCAGGATATTGCTGCTTTTAAGATCACGATGGACGATATGGTGCCTATGCAAGTGATCGATACCTTCGATAATTCCTTGGGCAATATTTTCCTTTTCTACCTCGGAAAGGATTTCTGACTGGATTAGTTGGGTGAGGTTGCCATCGGGATAATACTGCAGAATACCGTAATCAAAGATACCATTGGGCATCTTGAAGCGGT
This genomic window contains:
- a CDS encoding serine/threonine-protein phosphatase, whose protein sequence is MQLTSISYYTHQGKRDFQEDHWSCGLNYLLVSDGVGGLAKGDKASEIVSSVTKSFLTNNPPGGHDIPAWAQNLTSAILQTLWEQVRENPESHGLGATLAMVVQVEDQIYAIHIGDSRIYHFAADGTIKWVSKDHSFVQELIDAGIITPEQATDHPKRNVITRILQGKKDHQVKASVTQLKSVDNGDIIMVCSDGVLESWTNEGLSTLVSRMADTWKIICEIKKHCTEHSSDNNTAVVARIS
- a CDS encoding HsdR family type I site-specific deoxyribonuclease, encoding MSTQSIGKLERATQNRVLKLFQQELGYDYLGDWVDETRTIPVEEDLLYNYLVNIKGYSETLANKAIEKFDRAVSTIGVGLYEANKEVYKLLRYGVNVREELGEAKENVFLIDWENPLNNEFGVAEEVTFHGKHNKRPDVVIYVNGIALGVLELKRSKVSVSEGIRQNLDNQKKDFIPKFFTTIQLVMAGSDAQGLRYGTIGTTEKYYLKWKEESDRSYDYSLDKHLAQICQKERFLELIHDFVVFDKGIKKICRPNQYFGIKAAQERVSHREGGILWHTQGSGKSLTMVWLTKWIREHVKDSRVLIITDREELDEQIEKTFLGVDEHIYRTKSGRDLLNTLNEKKPWLICSLVHKFGRRSDDSDYENYVKDIRSSLPTNFQAKGDIYVFVDECHRTQSGILHDAMKEILPDALFIGFTGTPLLKKDKAKSIEIFGSYIGRPYKFDEAVEDGVVLDLLYEARDVEQFVTDQQGIDDWFEAETKGLTDVAKVELKKRWGKMQEVLGSKARLEKIVYDIIRDFKVKPRLSTGEGNAMLVSSSVYQACRYYELFQSVGFKECAIITSYEPHHGDIKGEETGEGNPTEALKKYEVYQQMLGNRSVEEFEKEAKSKFINEPGKMKLLIVVDKLLTGFDAPSATYLYIDKSMQDHGLFQAICRVNRVDTESKTYGYIIDYKDLFMSLERSINDYTSAAFEQYDGEDIKGLLADRYEVSRNNLENALEAVIAICEPVYPPKEEPQFIGYFCGDPEDSEAIIATEERRVALYKAVVKLIRAYTEIANEMHKVGYYQEEAEKIKRQVKFYTDLRETIKRASGDWVDLKAYEGGMRQLMDMYLDAKSSRKISYFENDSLVDLISNVSEPLAEYGSKSPKEVIAETIENNVRRVIIEERQTNPKYFERMSQLLNELIRQRKEKAIAYEMYLEKIKELAEKISKPSETTSYPHTLKTNATRALFDNLGQNESMAIGVDAVIQATKLDGWRDGGIKERKLKLAVLAVLPEKDKLRIDEIMDIIKAQRDY
- a CDS encoding IS982 family transposase, translated to MHLFENQYFKEITTNLKTTDMHDLKSIYTKIRRTLKTVAKDCFDSDGNHRYYPNAPSMSDLEIISLTLAAESLQITSENLLWSKIQKDYPFLFPNLVHRTSYNRRKKALRYIFLVCTERLALPLVNDNDSFIIDSIPVPTCKIIREKFSKACRRPEMDEVLANKGYNAIMGGYFIGYKIHLITTESGVYRDLLVTSANVHDNAFLKEISMDDEHLYRRELLGDRAYIGHSTQLRLFEETGLKVHVPYRRNQKDYQAYNPILKLKRKTIEVVFSQYCDEYAIRQNYAKRFDGFEIRIITKVAAKTFKQYWNYLNNRPINQTKHALAA
- a CDS encoding protein kinase — protein: MNQEAFFSRYKYDIEKDELGGGGFGTVYKAFDEVRNRHVALKVSQVKKGQESLSLLKEVELATELPEHKNIAHYEVCYRFKMPNGIFDYGILQYYPDGNLTQLIQSEILSEVEKENIAQGIIEGIDHLHRHHIVHRDLKSSNILMTRGYKGDLVPKIADFGLSKQFADTDKSYFSNSFAGGSLLYVAPEQLAGEEIRKNVDLWSLGVVLYELFVGRTPFTPESDTGTETAQAEIVKKINRAAIPEAIKSVPQPWQRVINACLIADPMQRVKTVKDVQEIIAGGSWKSPGEKPARETPILSNEETIVAEKTDPQPATASPSPLHKFWWVLPLFFLIGVGGYFLLQGLSGSKTRDVIIQNSPKKAPEMPKDSDGRTWVEWELTGIDIMNSLNPKRLENDSDGDDVPDIKDICPTEFGVAKNNGCPENVLTASGKAAAEIKASMVPIPGGSCMIGCTSEQGDNCDDMKPARQISVRMFYMGKYEVTQEQWEAIMGENPSRNKGCARCPVEQIGQSYLVIFIQKLNRLSGEQYRLPTEEEWEYAARAGGADGTKFAGSNDLNDVGWFRDNSGGKTHPVGQKLPNGYGLHDMSGNVLEYTSNHYDVPGIITPVIRGGAFRYNARLCQVAYRNYYGDDFWLLRRDHIGFRLCRT
- a CDS encoding M48 family metallopeptidase, with product MIGNVEIDVVRKDIKNMHLAVYPPNGRIRLAAPIKTDHEVVRLFAISKLGWIKKHVKSFQDQRRETPRSYVSGESHYYQGKRYLLEVIERKGINKIELSGNKKIKMYVRPGTTESIRAQVMKEWYRKQLKAQIPELLEKWEKIIGVTSNDWGVKQMRTKWGACNSDVKRIWLNLELAKKPPICLEYIIVHELVHLLERHHNNRFGAYMDKFMPKWRLYRDQLNELPVAHGDWGY